Proteins from one Acipenser ruthenus unplaced genomic scaffold, fAciRut3.2 maternal haplotype, whole genome shotgun sequence genomic window:
- the LOC131731611 gene encoding V-type proton ATPase 116 kDa subunit a 3-like has protein sequence IWRTFFGGRYLILLMGAFSVYTGAIYNECFSKAMNPFPSGWSVTGMFQNGDWSEAVLEGNQYLTLDPNVTDVFHGPYPFGIDPIWSLSNNHLNFLNSYKMKMSVVIGIIHMTFGVCLGVFNYSHFRKGYSIVLVFLPELVFMVALFGYLVFMIVYKWLVYGPHNSQTAPSILIHFINMFLFSTSADNTELYTGQHIVQMVLVILALCSVPVLLFGKPLYLFLNHMLNSRIKSSSSSDRRPLLSQDGEGCINAVEGDVEEGGSAEEEEEEFDFSEVFMHQAIHTIEYCLGCISNTASYLRLWALSLAHAQLSEVLWSMVMRNALSWSQFYGAAILFPVFGFFAVLTIAILLVMEGLSAFLHALRLHWVEFQNKFYSGTGYKLTPFSFSSILESLSSPV, from the exons ATTTGGCGCACGTTTTTCGGGGGGCGCTATCTGATCCTGCTGATGGGGGCGTTCTCCGTTTATACGGGCGCAATTTATAACGAGTGCTTCAGCAAAGCGATGAACCCCTTCCCCTCGGGGTGGAGCGTGACGGGGATGTTTCAAAACGGAGACTGGAG tgaaGCTGTACTGGAAGGAAACCAGTACCTCACTCTGGATCCCAACGTCACGGATGTCTTTCATGGACCTTATCCTTTCGGCATTGATCCA ATCTGGAGCTTGTCGAACAATCACCTGAACTTCCTGAACTCCTACAAGATGAAGATGTCTGTGGTGATCGGGATCATTCACATGACCTTCGGAGTGTGCCTGGGGGTCTTCAACTACAG tcactTCAGGAAGGGGTACAGCATTGTTCTCGTCTTCCTCCCCGAGCTCGTGTTCATGGTGGCTCTCTTCGGGTACCTCGTCTTCATGATAGTGTACAAGTGGCTCGTTTACGGACCCCACAACTCCCAGACCGCCCCCAGCATCCTGATCCACTTCATCAACATGTTTCTGTTCAGCACCAGCGCGGACAACACGGAGCTGTACACAGGGCAG catatTGTTCAGATGGTCCTGGTGATACTGGCCTTGTGTTCGGTCCCTGTACTCTTGTTTGGGAAACCCCTCTATCTCTTCTTGAACCACATGTTAAACTCTCGCATCAAG agCTCCAGTTCCTCTGATCGGCGCCCCCTGCTGTCTCAGGATGGGGAGGGTTGTATCAACGCTGTCGAGGGAGACGTGGAGGAGGGAGGCAgcgcggaggaggaggaggaggag tttgaTTTCTCAGAGGTCTTCATGCACCAGGCTATCCACACTATAGAGTACTGCCTGGGCTGCATCTCCAACACCGCGTCCTACCTGAGACTGTGGGCGCTGAGCCTCGCACACGCAC AGCTGTCAGAGGTGCTGTGGTCGATGGTGATGCGGAACGCTCTCTCCTGGTCTCAGTTCTACGGCGCTGCGATTCTGTTTCCTGTCTTCGGGTTTTTCGCTGTGCTCACCATCGCCATCCTGCTGGTGATGGAGGGACTGTCAGCCTTCCTGCACGCGCTGCGACTGCACTG ggtTGAGTTTCAGAACAAGTTCTACTCTGGGACGGGATACAAACTGACTCCGTTCAGCTTCTCTTCCATCCTGGAGAGTCTCAGCAGCCCCGtgtaa
- the LOC117962683 gene encoding cell cycle checkpoint control protein RAD9A-like isoform X2 yields the protein MRCVVATSNVKVLGKAVHSLSRIGDELYFEPLSSGLALRCVNSSRSAYGCFLFTPLFFQHYDSGAPPGGLEDSSFRCKMGMKSVQTVFKSLSSLDKTVEKCEIDLNPGGNRLVFQLHCKYGITKTHNLSFQESESLQPVFQKDGYANVLRAQPRLPAVLVFTALCLPLQAAGGHGGAFPPLAGRSERDDASKMMLTEMSLDADEFESFQVREETGITFCLKELRGLLSFAESSGLPLSMYFDQPGRPVVFGLDDPVLEVNFVLATLSDEETTTHRERNRSRPPQADTSHDDFLSDDMDSYMIAMETSAVGGAEAQPCSTGSDQRRERESDTAAGSTRSDQRRAREPVSAACSSGSKQQRGLESESEEEEEEELPGTPPQKRFRSLFFGSVLSPYSQGANQTLRNQEVLAEASDSDPEEQEEETAKK from the exons ATGAGGTGCGTGGTCGCCACTAGCAACGTTAAAG ttcttggCAAAGCCGTGCATTCGCTGTCGAGAATCGGAGATGAACTGTACTTTGAACCGCTGAGCAGCGGG ctcgcTCTCCGCTGTGTGAATTCCTCACGCTCGGCCTACGGCTGCTTCCTGTTCACTCCCCTCTTCTTCCAGCACTATGACTCCGGGGCTCCCCCTGGTGGCCTGGAGGACTCCAGCTTCCGCTGCAAGATGGGGATGAag TCGGTTCAGACCGTGTTTAAGTCGCTGTCCTCTCTGGACAAGACGGTGGAGAAGTGTGAGATTGATCTGAATCCTGGAGGAAACAGACTGGTGTTTCAGCTGCACTGCAAATACG GGATCACGAAGACCCACAATCTGTCCTTCCAGGAGAGCGAGTCTCTACAACCTGTCTTTCAGAAGGACGGATACGCCAATGTGCTCCGAGCCCAGCCCAG gctgcccgcagtgcttgtgttcactgctctctgcctccccctgcaggctgctGGCGGACACGGTGGTGCATTTCCCCCCCTCGCTGGAAGAAGTGAACGTgacg ACGCGTCGAAGATGATGCTGACTGAGATGAGTCTCGATGCTGACGAGTTCGAGAGCTTCCAGGTTCGAGAGGAGACGGGAATCACCTTCTGTCTGAAAGAGCTCCGG ggtCTCCTGAGTTTCGCGGAGTCCTCCGGATTGCCTCTCAGTATGTACTTTGATCAACCAGGCAG gccgGTGGTGTTTGGGCTGGACGACCCTGTTCTGGAGGTTAATTTTGTTCTGGCCACTCTGTCAGATGAGGAGACCACGACCCACAGGGAGAGGAACcggag TCGCCCCCCTCAGGCCGACACCAGCCACGACGACTTCCTGAGCGATGACATGGACAGCTATATGATCGCCATGGAGACCAGCGCTGTGGGCGGGGCCGAGGCACAGCCCTGCAGTACCGGGTCTGaccagaggagggagagggagtcTGACACTGCAGCAGGCAGTACCAGGTCTGACCAGAGGAGGGCGAGGGAGCCTGTCTCTGCAGCCTGCAGTTCAGGGTCTAAACAGCAGAGGGGGCTGGAGAGCGAgagtgaggaagaggaggaggaggagttacCCGGGACCCCTCCACAAAAGAGA ttccGCTCGCTGTTCTTCGGTTCCGTCCTCTCCCCTTACTCCCAGGGAGCCAATCAGACGCTTCGGAACCAGGAAGTGCTTGCCGAGGCCAGCGACAGTGACCCGGAGGAACAGGAAGAGGAAacagcaaagaaataa
- the LOC117962683 gene encoding cell cycle checkpoint control protein RAD9A-like isoform X1 — MRCVVATSNVKVLGKAVHSLSRIGDELYFEPLSSGLALRCVNSSRSAYGCFLFTPLFFQHYDSGAPPGGLEDSSFRCKMGMKSVQTVFKSLSSLDKTVEKCEIDLNPGGNRLVFQLHCKYGITKTHNLSFQESESLQPVFQKDGYANVLRAQPRLLADTVVHFPPSLEEVNVTVSGERVQFRNHLEDEQDASKMMLTEMSLDADEFESFQVREETGITFCLKELRGLLSFAESSGLPLSMYFDQPGRPVVFGLDDPVLEVNFVLATLSDEETTTHRERNRSRPPQADTSHDDFLSDDMDSYMIAMETSAVGGAEAQPCSTGSDQRRERESDTAAGSTRSDQRRAREPVSAACSSGSKQQRGLESESEEEEEEELPGTPPQKRFRSLFFGSVLSPYSQGANQTLRNQEVLAEASDSDPEEQEEETAKK, encoded by the exons ATGAGGTGCGTGGTCGCCACTAGCAACGTTAAAG ttcttggCAAAGCCGTGCATTCGCTGTCGAGAATCGGAGATGAACTGTACTTTGAACCGCTGAGCAGCGGG ctcgcTCTCCGCTGTGTGAATTCCTCACGCTCGGCCTACGGCTGCTTCCTGTTCACTCCCCTCTTCTTCCAGCACTATGACTCCGGGGCTCCCCCTGGTGGCCTGGAGGACTCCAGCTTCCGCTGCAAGATGGGGATGAag TCGGTTCAGACCGTGTTTAAGTCGCTGTCCTCTCTGGACAAGACGGTGGAGAAGTGTGAGATTGATCTGAATCCTGGAGGAAACAGACTGGTGTTTCAGCTGCACTGCAAATACG GGATCACGAAGACCCACAATCTGTCCTTCCAGGAGAGCGAGTCTCTACAACCTGTCTTTCAGAAGGACGGATACGCCAATGTGCTCCGAGCCCAGCCCAG gctgctGGCGGACACGGTGGTGCATTTCCCCCCCTCGCTGGAAGAAGTGAACGTgacggtgagtggagaacgagtgcaGTTCAGAAACCACCTGGAGGACGAGCAAG ACGCGTCGAAGATGATGCTGACTGAGATGAGTCTCGATGCTGACGAGTTCGAGAGCTTCCAGGTTCGAGAGGAGACGGGAATCACCTTCTGTCTGAAAGAGCTCCGG ggtCTCCTGAGTTTCGCGGAGTCCTCCGGATTGCCTCTCAGTATGTACTTTGATCAACCAGGCAG gccgGTGGTGTTTGGGCTGGACGACCCTGTTCTGGAGGTTAATTTTGTTCTGGCCACTCTGTCAGATGAGGAGACCACGACCCACAGGGAGAGGAACcggag TCGCCCCCCTCAGGCCGACACCAGCCACGACGACTTCCTGAGCGATGACATGGACAGCTATATGATCGCCATGGAGACCAGCGCTGTGGGCGGGGCCGAGGCACAGCCCTGCAGTACCGGGTCTGaccagaggagggagagggagtcTGACACTGCAGCAGGCAGTACCAGGTCTGACCAGAGGAGGGCGAGGGAGCCTGTCTCTGCAGCCTGCAGTTCAGGGTCTAAACAGCAGAGGGGGCTGGAGAGCGAgagtgaggaagaggaggaggaggagttacCCGGGACCCCTCCACAAAAGAGA ttccGCTCGCTGTTCTTCGGTTCCGTCCTCTCCCCTTACTCCCAGGGAGCCAATCAGACGCTTCGGAACCAGGAAGTGCTTGCCGAGGCCAGCGACAGTGACCCGGAGGAACAGGAAGAGGAAacagcaaagaaataa
- the LOC117962683 gene encoding cell cycle checkpoint control protein RAD9A-like isoform X3 has product MRCVVATSNVKVLGKAVHSLSRIGDELYFEPLSSGLALRCVNSSRSAYGCFLFTPLFFQHYDSGAPPGGLEDSSFRCKMGMKSVQTVFKSLSSLDKTVEKCEIDLNPGGNRLVFQLHCKYGITKTHNLSFQESESLQPVFQKDGYANVLRAQPRLLADTVVHFPPSLEEVNVTVSGERVQFRNHLEDEQDASKMMLTEMSLDADEFESFQVREETGITFCLKELRGLLSFAESSGLPLSMYFDQPGRPVVFGLDDPVLEVNFVLATLSDEETTTHRERNRSRPPQADTSHDDFLSDDMDSYMIAMETSAVGGAEAQPCSTGSDQRRAREPVSAACSSGSKQQRGLESESEEEEEEELPGTPPQKRFRSLFFGSVLSPYSQGANQTLRNQEVLAEASDSDPEEQEEETAKK; this is encoded by the exons ATGAGGTGCGTGGTCGCCACTAGCAACGTTAAAG ttcttggCAAAGCCGTGCATTCGCTGTCGAGAATCGGAGATGAACTGTACTTTGAACCGCTGAGCAGCGGG ctcgcTCTCCGCTGTGTGAATTCCTCACGCTCGGCCTACGGCTGCTTCCTGTTCACTCCCCTCTTCTTCCAGCACTATGACTCCGGGGCTCCCCCTGGTGGCCTGGAGGACTCCAGCTTCCGCTGCAAGATGGGGATGAag TCGGTTCAGACCGTGTTTAAGTCGCTGTCCTCTCTGGACAAGACGGTGGAGAAGTGTGAGATTGATCTGAATCCTGGAGGAAACAGACTGGTGTTTCAGCTGCACTGCAAATACG GGATCACGAAGACCCACAATCTGTCCTTCCAGGAGAGCGAGTCTCTACAACCTGTCTTTCAGAAGGACGGATACGCCAATGTGCTCCGAGCCCAGCCCAG gctgctGGCGGACACGGTGGTGCATTTCCCCCCCTCGCTGGAAGAAGTGAACGTgacggtgagtggagaacgagtgcaGTTCAGAAACCACCTGGAGGACGAGCAAG ACGCGTCGAAGATGATGCTGACTGAGATGAGTCTCGATGCTGACGAGTTCGAGAGCTTCCAGGTTCGAGAGGAGACGGGAATCACCTTCTGTCTGAAAGAGCTCCGG ggtCTCCTGAGTTTCGCGGAGTCCTCCGGATTGCCTCTCAGTATGTACTTTGATCAACCAGGCAG gccgGTGGTGTTTGGGCTGGACGACCCTGTTCTGGAGGTTAATTTTGTTCTGGCCACTCTGTCAGATGAGGAGACCACGACCCACAGGGAGAGGAACcggag TCGCCCCCCTCAGGCCGACACCAGCCACGACGACTTCCTGAGCGATGACATGGACAGCTATATGATCGCCATGGAGACCAGCGCTGTGGGCGGGGCCGAGGCACAGCCCTGCAGTACCGG GTCTGACCAGAGGAGGGCGAGGGAGCCTGTCTCTGCAGCCTGCAGTTCAGGGTCTAAACAGCAGAGGGGGCTGGAGAGCGAgagtgaggaagaggaggaggaggagttacCCGGGACCCCTCCACAAAAGAGA ttccGCTCGCTGTTCTTCGGTTCCGTCCTCTCCCCTTACTCCCAGGGAGCCAATCAGACGCTTCGGAACCAGGAAGTGCTTGCCGAGGCCAGCGACAGTGACCCGGAGGAACAGGAAGAGGAAacagcaaagaaataa
- the LOC117969693 gene encoding large ribosomal subunit protein uL18m-like — translation MSLLKGIRGKWRVFGGLFSMRAAGVDFKDVFKETAVRFSSCLVSPRPRDGEGESSEGGQRVPRGSAELVNPQFVNRNPRNLERMSLAMKDRGWETVWPSRACWHRLCIEHSQHHVSAHVEHVPSGEVVVSASTQEWAVKRHLYSTRDVLASESVGRVLAQRCLESGVQHLHFRAVPWSYKTERMQKFRAALKEGGIILSEPRRIYK, via the exons ATGTCTCTTTTGAAAGGAATTCGTGGGAAGTGGAGAGTTTTCGGCGGTTTGTTTTCGATGCGGGCGGCTGGCGTGGATTTCAAGGACGTCTTTAAAGAAACGG CTGTGCGCTTCTCCTCCTGTTTGGTGTCTCCGCGGCCTCGTGACGGGGAGGGGGAGAGCAGTGAGGGGGGGCAGCGGGTTCCGAGGGGCAGTGCGGAGCTGGTGAACCCCCAATTCGTGAACCGCAACCCCAGAAACCTGGAGCGCATGTCGCTGGCAATGAAGGACCGCggctgggagacagtgtggccGAGTAGAGCGTGCTGGCAcag GCTGTGTATTGAACACTCCCAGCACCACGTCTCAGCCCATGTGGAGCACGTCCCCTCTGGGGAGGTGGTGGTCTCTGCCTCCACGCAGGAGTGGGCTGTGAAGAGGCACCTGTACAGCACTCGGGACGTCCTGGCCAGCGAGAGCGTGGGGAGGGTGCTGGCACAGCGCTGCCTCGAATCAGGGGTACAGCACCTCCACTTCAGAGCCGTGCCCTGGAGCTACAAAACAGAGAGG aTGCAGAAGTTTCGCGCCGCGCTGAAGGAAGGTGGAATTATTCTCAGTGAACCCAGAAGAATCTACAAGTAA